In a genomic window of Shouchella clausii:
- a CDS encoding FixH family protein, whose translation MKQRWLTATILGIVALSGCSEKEETPSLSAEAIEVAFEMAEEQPGLENIVLEAKVTQGDEPVDDAEEVVFEVWPYDDREESEFHEASHAESGLYQTPLALEEAGIYMVQVHVTARGMHVMPTQPLFAGEISESEIKQFEEGN comes from the coding sequence ATGAAGCAACGATGGTTAACAGCAACAATACTTGGTATTGTCGCATTAAGCGGTTGTTCTGAGAAAGAGGAAACGCCTTCACTGTCGGCAGAAGCAATTGAGGTTGCTTTTGAAATGGCAGAAGAACAGCCTGGACTTGAAAACATTGTCCTTGAAGCGAAAGTCACTCAAGGAGACGAGCCTGTCGACGATGCAGAAGAAGTCGTTTTTGAAGTCTGGCCTTATGACGATAGGGAGGAATCGGAATTTCATGAAGCAAGCCATGCTGAATCAGGTTTATACCAAACACCATTAGCGCTTGAGGAAGCGGGAATTTATATGGTACAAGTCCATGTGACTGCTCGGGGCATGCACGTCATGCCTACTCAGCCTTTATTTGCCGGAGAAATAAGCGAAAGCGAAATCAAACAGTTTGAGGAAGGAAACTAG
- a CDS encoding DUF1259 domain-containing protein, which yields MTMFYSACEQAGVILGQKPTHQNGVCSVDIPRSLHATIQGRPTKASLHIGVTFEALDQNGTALNLAEMVLLQEEVPVVVRGLAEQGVIVSAIHNHWLFTDPVLMYVHAQSVEEPASFSQKINNALHYITI from the coding sequence ATGACAATGTTTTACTCGGCTTGTGAACAAGCAGGGGTGATTCTCGGGCAGAAGCCAACACATCAAAACGGCGTCTGCTCGGTCGACATTCCAAGAAGCTTACATGCAACCATTCAAGGGAGGCCAACAAAAGCCAGCCTCCACATTGGCGTCACGTTTGAAGCATTGGACCAGAATGGCACGGCATTGAATTTAGCAGAAATGGTGCTATTGCAGGAAGAAGTGCCAGTAGTCGTCCGTGGGCTGGCAGAGCAAGGTGTCATTGTTAGCGCGATCCACAACCATTGGCTTTTTACCGACCCTGTGCTTATGTATGTACACGCCCAGTCAGTGGAAGAACCGGCTTCTTTTTCACAAAAAATCAACAATGCGCTTCACTATATTACGATTTAA
- a CDS encoding 4a-hydroxytetrahydrobiopterin dehydratase produces MSQIKKTAKALPGWTVEGEALWRTFTFDHFLKGIDFVQNVAAYAEGAQHHPVITIDHTAVSIKWTTVDEGKLTQKDIDAAQACNQFFEN; encoded by the coding sequence ATGAGCCAAATTAAAAAAACAGCCAAAGCGCTGCCTGGCTGGACGGTTGAAGGAGAAGCGCTTTGGCGCACCTTTACATTTGATCATTTCTTAAAAGGAATTGATTTTGTGCAGAACGTCGCCGCTTATGCAGAAGGCGCACAACACCATCCTGTCATCACGATTGACCATACGGCGGTATCGATAAAGTGGACAACGGTCGATGAAGGGAAGCTAACACAAAAAGACATTGACGCCGCGCAAGCGTGCAACCAGTTTTTCGAAAACTAA
- a CDS encoding sodium-dependent transporter yields the protein MSEQWTSKIGFILASAGAAIGLGALWRFPYLTGTNGGGAFFLLFILFTVFIGLPLLIAEFVIGRGAKREAVSAYPKLVNSKAWSWIGRFGVVGCFLLMTFYAVVGGWILLYALLSFGNFVLADGRDYEQLFVSITASPWASILGLVLFVFLNVVVLSFGIKNGIERANKYLMPLLFLFLLIIIFRGLSLEGAMEGVRFFLQPDFSKITAPGLLEALGQSFFSLAVGFSCMVTYSSYLGEKQSLPGSAAYVAAMNVFVSLLAGLAIFPIVFAYGIEPASGPGLLFIALPAIFAQMPFGALFLSLFLLLFFFATITSSLSLLEIIISAFTQNKGWNRRNVAIGSGVVVIVAAIPSALSAGFLSGFAWEEKTVFDLTDLLVSNIMLPVGCLLIALFVGYKIKRDLLVHQFQLASGPVGRMAPFWLFLMRTLVPATILLVFIAQFFL from the coding sequence ATGAGTGAACAGTGGACATCTAAAATCGGTTTTATACTTGCTTCTGCGGGCGCTGCAATTGGGCTTGGTGCTCTTTGGCGCTTTCCTTATTTGACGGGGACAAATGGCGGAGGCGCATTCTTTCTTTTATTTATTTTATTTACCGTTTTCATTGGCCTGCCGCTGCTTATTGCCGAGTTTGTCATTGGCCGTGGCGCAAAGCGAGAGGCGGTTTCGGCTTACCCGAAGCTTGTCAACAGCAAAGCGTGGTCTTGGATTGGGCGTTTTGGCGTTGTCGGCTGCTTTTTGCTGATGACGTTTTATGCGGTCGTTGGCGGCTGGATTTTGCTTTATGCGTTGTTGTCGTTCGGCAATTTTGTCCTTGCAGATGGGCGTGATTACGAGCAGTTGTTTGTCAGCATTACCGCCAGCCCTTGGGCGAGCATACTCGGTCTTGTGTTATTCGTGTTCCTTAATGTCGTCGTGTTGTCTTTCGGCATTAAAAATGGGATTGAACGGGCCAACAAGTACTTAATGCCACTTTTGTTTTTGTTTTTGCTTATAATTATTTTTCGTGGCCTCTCCCTTGAAGGCGCGATGGAAGGCGTCCGTTTTTTCCTGCAGCCTGACTTTTCAAAAATAACCGCGCCAGGCTTGCTGGAAGCATTGGGCCAATCGTTTTTCTCGCTGGCAGTTGGCTTCTCTTGTATGGTGACATACAGTTCCTATCTTGGAGAAAAGCAAAGTTTGCCAGGCTCAGCTGCGTATGTGGCAGCAATGAACGTATTTGTGTCATTATTGGCTGGGCTTGCGATTTTTCCAATTGTTTTTGCCTATGGCATTGAGCCAGCCTCTGGGCCAGGGCTGTTATTTATCGCGCTGCCTGCGATTTTTGCACAAATGCCTTTCGGTGCTTTGTTTTTAAGTTTGTTTCTGTTGTTGTTCTTCTTTGCGACCATTACTTCGTCTTTAAGTTTGTTGGAAATTATTATTTCTGCATTTACCCAAAACAAAGGCTGGAACCGTCGCAATGTGGCTATTGGAAGCGGTGTTGTCGTCATTGTCGCGGCGATTCCATCTGCCTTATCGGCAGGGTTTTTAAGCGGGTTTGCTTGGGAAGAGAAAACGGTGTTTGATTTGACCGACTTGCTTGTCTCCAATATCATGCTTCCCGTCGGCTGTTTGCTTATCGCTTTATTCGTTGGCTATAAAATCAAGCGTGACCTATTGGTTCATCAATTTCAGTTAGCATCGGGGCCTGTTGGCCGTATGGCTCCATTTTGGCTTTTTCTTATGCGTACGCTCGTGCCAGCTACAATCCTACTCGTGTTCATTGCCCAGTTTTTCTTATAA
- a CDS encoding class I SAM-dependent methyltransferase codes for MDFHDKRNQNSYSGRNADSRWLTTIANHLSRKHIDIAADIGCGGGIYTRALAMIGIPHVIGIDSSEQMLADAKEACRDFKQIELKKGDCEDLPLASGSIDLLLARALIHHLPSVQPFFQEAWRTLADGGLFIIQNRTPVDCFLPGSAEHVRGYFFSAFPRLRKIEAKRRFSSAYVRQALHSNGFLLLHEETLWETRAIHPSKQELLVDLSKRKGRSILHQLSDQELAKLVRVIETTLEQDGPIIEKDRWTLWIAEKQAER; via the coding sequence ATGGATTTCCATGATAAGCGCAATCAAAACAGCTATAGCGGCCGCAATGCCGATTCACGGTGGCTTACGACTATTGCCAACCATCTGTCACGGAAACACATCGATATTGCCGCTGACATTGGCTGTGGTGGAGGAATCTACACACGAGCGCTGGCAATGATCGGCATCCCTCATGTCATCGGCATCGATTCGTCAGAGCAAATGCTCGCTGATGCCAAAGAGGCCTGTCGAGATTTCAAACAAATTGAGCTTAAAAAAGGGGATTGTGAGGACCTTCCACTCGCAAGCGGGTCGATTGATTTGCTTTTGGCAAGAGCGCTCATTCACCATTTGCCAAGCGTGCAGCCTTTTTTTCAAGAAGCGTGGCGCACATTAGCTGACGGCGGCCTTTTTATCATCCAAAACCGTACGCCTGTCGATTGCTTTCTTCCCGGAAGCGCTGAGCACGTGCGGGGCTACTTTTTTTCTGCCTTCCCACGCCTGAGAAAAATAGAAGCAAAACGCCGTTTTTCTAGCGCTTACGTTCGCCAAGCTCTCCATTCTAACGGCTTTTTATTGCTGCATGAGGAAACGTTATGGGAGACACGGGCGATCCATCCAAGCAAGCAGGAACTTCTCGTTGATCTATCGAAACGGAAAGGGCGCTCGATTTTACATCAGCTTTCTGACCAGGAATTGGCTAAACTTGTACGTGTCATTGAGACCACACTCGAACAGGACGGCCCGATCATTGAGAAGGATCGTTGGACGTTATGGATTGCCGAGAAGCAGGCTGAGCGATAA
- a CDS encoding nucleotidyltransferase family protein codes for MLQNKEDVIKLIQSDEKMMEIIKAASSLDLPDWWICAGFVRSKIWDTLHDFNDRTKTPDVDVIYFDNTNIDENVEKGLENNLKHLMPDIPWSVKNQARMHDMNHFPPYTSSEDAISKFPETATALGVKLDKDDHLVLASPCGIEDVLHLELKPTPYFTETKERAAIYRERIMKKNWKAIWHKLKVHY; via the coding sequence ATGTTACAGAATAAAGAGGATGTCATAAAGCTCATTCAAAGCGATGAAAAAATGATGGAAATCATTAAGGCGGCAAGCTCCCTTGATTTGCCTGATTGGTGGATATGTGCAGGATTTGTCCGGTCAAAAATCTGGGATACGTTACACGACTTTAATGATAGAACGAAGACACCAGATGTAGATGTTATTTATTTTGATAACACCAACATCGACGAGAATGTCGAAAAAGGATTAGAGAACAATTTGAAGCATTTGATGCCTGATATCCCTTGGTCTGTTAAAAATCAAGCTAGAATGCATGACATGAATCATTTTCCGCCTTACACGTCTTCAGAAGATGCGATTTCAAAGTTTCCAGAAACTGCAACTGCTTTAGGCGTGAAGTTAGACAAAGACGATCATTTGGTTCTTGCTTCTCCTTGTGGAATAGAAGATGTCCTCCATTTAGAATTAAAACCGACCCCATATTTTACTGAAACAAAAGAACGAGCGGCCATTTACAGAGAGCGGATAATGAAAAAGAACTGGAAGGCTATTTGGCATAAGCTTAAAGTCCACTATTAA
- a CDS encoding MFS transporter, with protein sequence MGKKSEIMRILKENRNYRHLLLTTTISGLATWGAFIAMLMLLSEITETGVQLGALWALSGIVPLFMSFGLGGIIDRFHTRTVLIVSEWVRAPLHALFILVPFFDGWLAWTLFFIVRFVIGVFNSLNAVARQTIIPEIIKGDDLIVANSLNFTLTSTIRLIGAATGGTVITLIDPNYFWVLASIAFVISALLISRIQVKDEKLKPKERHFIKELKVGFTIAKNKVFIRYVLLFALTGGLIIGSFNLMLQQMAVITYDMPAIGLSLLYIAEGATSVALGIWIANRKFMFAKIHTYGWIYILMGATWALFGFTQTIYQGIFVIFLFAAVGGFVVPFERMVMQTHVEANARGRIFGLWNTCSMLSINIGALITGIVIDYVGLAYVPFIVAIFEIILGIVFFIQFRGRSTDEAKKLGEVG encoded by the coding sequence ATGGGCAAGAAATCAGAAATTATGCGAATATTAAAGGAAAACCGTAATTATAGACATTTATTGCTCACGACTACAATTAGTGGTCTTGCGACATGGGGAGCCTTTATTGCGATGCTAATGCTGTTGAGCGAGATCACGGAAACAGGTGTTCAACTTGGAGCGTTATGGGCGCTTAGCGGGATCGTTCCTTTGTTTATGAGTTTTGGTTTAGGCGGAATCATTGACCGCTTTCATACACGCACCGTTTTAATTGTTTCTGAATGGGTCCGTGCTCCTTTGCATGCCCTCTTTATTCTCGTTCCGTTTTTTGATGGGTGGCTCGCCTGGACACTGTTTTTTATCGTTCGCTTTGTGATCGGAGTATTCAATTCATTAAACGCTGTCGCTCGGCAAACAATCATTCCCGAAATCATTAAAGGCGACGACTTAATTGTCGCAAATTCATTAAATTTCACATTAACGAGTACGATTCGGCTAATTGGAGCGGCTACTGGCGGCACGGTCATCACATTGATCGATCCCAATTATTTTTGGGTGCTAGCTTCGATTGCTTTCGTGATCTCAGCATTGCTTATTTCCCGCATTCAAGTTAAAGATGAAAAATTAAAACCGAAAGAACGCCATTTTATAAAAGAATTGAAAGTCGGCTTTACAATTGCAAAAAATAAAGTGTTTATCCGCTATGTATTGTTATTTGCGCTAACCGGAGGGTTAATAATCGGCTCCTTTAACTTGATGTTACAGCAGATGGCCGTAATAACTTACGATATGCCGGCGATTGGATTAAGTCTGTTGTATATCGCAGAAGGGGCTACATCAGTTGCTTTAGGGATATGGATAGCGAACCGAAAATTTATGTTTGCAAAAATCCATACGTATGGATGGATTTACATATTAATGGGAGCTACATGGGCATTGTTTGGTTTTACACAAACTATCTATCAAGGGATATTTGTGATCTTCCTTTTTGCCGCTGTTGGCGGATTTGTCGTTCCTTTTGAACGAATGGTGATGCAGACACATGTAGAGGCAAATGCGAGAGGGCGAATTTTTGGATTATGGAACACATGCAGCATGCTTTCCATCAATATTGGCGCTCTTATAACTGGAATTGTGATTGACTACGTTGGCCTCGCCTATGTACCGTTCATCGTCGCTATATTCGAAATCATTTTAGGGATTGTCTTCTTTATTCAATTTAGAGGAAGAAGTACAGATGAGGCCAAGAAATTAGGGGAGGTAGGGTAG
- a CDS encoding SdpI family protein — translation MSLALLLFRGEGHVRWVFVIVLNLSLLHGAVLLDNTGRVADLGITILMVISIGLGIMMVVLGYFGTKAKPNLAFGVRTKWALSNDEVWKRSNLLGGKLLLIVGFAFIITAFPAPFLFSSHDTYSTAFGIMFVLLFFGWAIIAIWYSYRVYKEVVGNGENMKGQ, via the coding sequence ATGTCACTTGCGCTGCTTCTGTTTCGGGGAGAAGGGCATGTGCGCTGGGTGTTTGTGATTGTCTTGAACCTCTCTTTGCTGCATGGAGCGGTTTTACTTGACAATACAGGTAGGGTAGCCGACTTGGGTATAACGATTTTGATGGTGATAAGTATCGGTTTAGGAATTATGATGGTCGTTCTTGGGTATTTTGGAACGAAGGCTAAACCAAACTTGGCGTTCGGGGTACGAACGAAATGGGCATTAAGCAATGACGAGGTATGGAAGCGCTCAAATTTATTAGGGGGAAAGCTCCTGTTAATTGTAGGCTTTGCCTTTATTATTACAGCCTTTCCTGCACCGTTTTTATTCTCCTCACATGACACCTATTCTACCGCTTTTGGAATCATGTTCGTGCTCCTGTTTTTTGGCTGGGCGATTATCGCAATCTGGTACTCTTACCGTGTCTATAAAGAAGTGGTGGGGAACGGTGAAAATATGAAAGGTCAATAA
- the brnQ gene encoding branched-chain amino acid transport system II carrier protein has product MESTGRISNKETFFIGLMLFSLFFGAGNLIFPPELGLNAGEHAWPAIIGFLISGVGLPILGVLAITYIGSSDAEGLSRRVHPKFAVAVTTLAYFTIGPLFAVPRTGTVSYEMAIVPFLTNGGSSLSLFIFTLIYFAIVYALALNPGKFVDRIGKIITPFLLLVIFTLLAAAVFGPLGTYQAPTEAYTNYPLFKGITEGYLTMDTIASIVFGIIVVKAIEDRGANNRMLVQKAAWKAGLVAAVCLGTVYAGLGYLGATSATATSAQTGPEILAAVSRAYFGVYGNVILGLAILFACIPTATGLISSCAIYINRRFPRLSYPLLVLLFTLLSLVIANFGLANVISLSVPVLHFIYPIIMVLIFLAFLDKLIGERRSIYQIAVLFTGIVSLNDGLLAANPDWGYLGFLALPFAELGLAWVVPALLGAVIGFVVSLFQK; this is encoded by the coding sequence ATGGAGTCAACAGGAAGGATTTCAAACAAAGAAACATTTTTTATTGGTCTCATGCTATTTTCTCTTTTCTTCGGCGCTGGAAATTTAATTTTTCCGCCGGAATTGGGGCTGAACGCTGGAGAGCATGCATGGCCTGCCATAATTGGGTTTTTAATTTCGGGCGTAGGGCTACCGATTCTAGGCGTTCTCGCGATTACGTATATTGGCAGTTCTGATGCGGAAGGGCTAAGCAGACGTGTTCATCCTAAGTTTGCTGTAGCGGTGACAACGTTAGCGTACTTTACAATTGGCCCGCTATTTGCTGTGCCGCGGACGGGAACGGTATCTTATGAAATGGCGATTGTGCCTTTTTTAACGAATGGCGGAAGTTCCCTTTCCCTTTTTATCTTTACATTGATTTATTTTGCGATCGTTTATGCGCTTGCCCTCAATCCTGGCAAATTTGTCGATCGGATTGGGAAAATTATCACGCCTTTTTTGCTGCTTGTCATTTTTACATTGCTTGCTGCGGCTGTGTTTGGCCCATTAGGAACCTATCAGGCTCCAACGGAAGCATATACGAATTATCCGTTATTTAAAGGAATCACAGAAGGCTATTTGACGATGGACACGATTGCATCGATTGTGTTCGGCATTATTGTTGTTAAAGCGATTGAAGATAGAGGGGCAAACAATCGGATGTTGGTCCAAAAAGCTGCATGGAAAGCAGGCCTTGTCGCTGCAGTTTGTTTAGGGACTGTTTACGCAGGCCTCGGTTATCTCGGCGCGACTAGCGCAACAGCGACTTCTGCACAAACGGGCCCTGAAATCCTTGCTGCCGTTTCACGTGCTTACTTTGGCGTTTATGGGAATGTGATTCTAGGCCTTGCAATCTTATTTGCTTGTATTCCAACAGCAACAGGGTTGATTTCGTCATGTGCGATTTATATTAATAGACGGTTCCCGCGTCTTTCTTATCCATTGCTTGTACTATTGTTTACGTTATTGAGCCTTGTCATTGCCAATTTTGGCTTGGCAAATGTGATTTCATTGTCAGTGCCAGTGCTCCATTTCATTTACCCGATTATTATGGTGCTTATTTTTCTTGCTTTTCTGGATAAGCTGATTGGCGAAAGACGCTCCATTTACCAAATTGCTGTCTTGTTCACCGGAATTGTCAGCTTAAACGACGGCTTGTTAGCTGCAAACCCCGATTGGGGCTACCTCGGCTTTCTGGCGTTGCCGTTTGCCGAGCTTGGATTAGCTTGGGTAGTTCCCGCCTTGCTCGGTGCAGTCATTGGCTTTGTTGTTTCGTTGTTTCAAAAATAA
- a CDS encoding CHY zinc finger protein — MTRLPTIQGFPIDEETRCIHYQQEIDVVAIQFACCGQFYPCYKCHAESAGHEIKKWPKSEFGANAIYCGKCRKTMAISDYLEKGECAHCGTRFNPGCARHYHIYFEV; from the coding sequence GTGACCCGCTTGCCAACTATACAGGGGTTTCCAATTGACGAAGAGACACGCTGTATTCATTACCAGCAAGAAATCGATGTCGTTGCAATCCAATTTGCTTGCTGTGGCCAATTTTATCCGTGTTATAAGTGTCATGCTGAGTCAGCTGGGCATGAGATTAAAAAGTGGCCAAAGAGTGAGTTTGGCGCGAACGCGATTTACTGTGGCAAATGCCGAAAAACGATGGCGATTAGCGACTATCTTGAAAAAGGGGAATGTGCCCATTGTGGTACACGCTTTAACCCCGGATGCGCTAGACACTACCACATTTATTTTGAGGTGTGA
- a CDS encoding nucleoside hydrolase, with translation MTKKVLMFCDPGIDDSLAIMYALSAPFIELIGLVVSYGNVSKKQAVTNAAYLLHLAGRTDIPLISGASMPIVEENLAYYPDIHGESGMGPIQLPAHDEILVRPFAMVPEIIARFQGEVIIVDTGRMTALAAAFVGFEKEMKDVHSFYVMGGAFFIPGNATPLAEANVHGDPHAAKLVVSRATPLTLAPLNVTNQAVLPAIVVDKWAEQAGNPFSHVIRDICAYYMEVHQQKMPGILGAPIHDLLPFMLIGTPEMAGYIERPIEVITYGKVQGLTYVDFRPGIRNGGTRIAVTLDYPLFLRAFKEGVGLSS, from the coding sequence ATGACAAAAAAAGTGCTGATGTTTTGCGACCCTGGTATCGATGATTCATTGGCGATTATGTATGCACTTTCTGCCCCTTTTATTGAACTAATTGGGCTTGTCGTTAGTTACGGGAATGTCAGTAAGAAGCAAGCAGTTACAAACGCTGCGTATTTGCTCCATTTAGCGGGGCGGACAGACATCCCGCTTATATCTGGAGCAAGCATGCCAATTGTTGAGGAAAATTTAGCATACTATCCTGATATTCATGGAGAGAGCGGAATGGGTCCGATTCAATTGCCTGCCCATGACGAGATTCTAGTCCGGCCGTTTGCGATGGTTCCTGAAATCATTGCCCGTTTTCAGGGAGAAGTGATCATTGTCGATACGGGCAGAATGACAGCGCTCGCAGCTGCTTTTGTCGGGTTTGAGAAAGAAATGAAGGACGTCCATTCTTTTTATGTAATGGGAGGAGCCTTTTTTATTCCAGGAAACGCCACTCCACTAGCTGAAGCAAATGTTCACGGCGACCCTCATGCGGCAAAGCTTGTCGTAAGCCGTGCTACTCCGTTAACGCTTGCCCCCTTAAACGTCACCAACCAGGCGGTGCTGCCAGCAATAGTAGTGGACAAGTGGGCAGAACAAGCGGGAAATCCATTTTCCCACGTCATAAGGGACATTTGCGCCTATTATATGGAGGTGCACCAGCAAAAAATGCCTGGAATCCTCGGGGCTCCGATCCATGATTTGCTGCCGTTTATGCTTATCGGTACACCGGAAATGGCTGGTTATATTGAACGTCCGATTGAAGTCATTACATATGGCAAGGTACAAGGTTTGACGTACGTTGATTTTCGCCCTGGCATTAGAAATGGAGGGACCCGAATCGCGGTCACGCTCGATTATCCGCTGTTTTTACGTGCGTTCAAGGAAGGAGTGGGGTTATCTTCATAG
- a CDS encoding NUDIX hydrolase: MDTETLAIYNQAKQKVGTATRKTTHEKGLWHETFHCWIVDDSQTEPYIYLQRRSAHKKDFPSLFDITAAGHLLAGETAEDGVREVKEELGIDIPFADLDFLGQFRCMPKHRDIYDYEFAFTYVYRQHIPFEQFQLQEEEVAGMVRVPFPAFYQLCFGTVEAIESNGFVEEGKIRRPYCERVTLNDLVPHQQRFLQLVAISIDQLLKNERPR; encoded by the coding sequence ATGGATACAGAGACACTTGCCATTTACAATCAAGCAAAACAAAAAGTCGGCACAGCAACAAGAAAAACGACCCATGAAAAGGGGCTTTGGCACGAAACATTCCATTGTTGGATCGTCGATGATTCACAAACAGAGCCTTACATTTATTTGCAACGACGCAGCGCCCACAAAAAAGATTTCCCCAGCTTGTTTGATATTACCGCAGCCGGCCATTTGCTCGCAGGTGAAACAGCCGAGGATGGCGTGCGTGAAGTCAAAGAAGAATTAGGGATCGACATTCCTTTTGCTGACCTAGACTTTCTCGGCCAATTCCGCTGTATGCCGAAACACCGTGATATCTATGATTATGAGTTTGCTTTTACGTATGTATACCGGCAACATATCCCGTTTGAGCAATTTCAATTACAAGAGGAAGAAGTCGCTGGCATGGTGCGCGTGCCTTTTCCCGCTTTCTATCAACTCTGTTTTGGTACGGTCGAAGCGATCGAAAGTAACGGGTTTGTGGAAGAAGGCAAGATTCGCCGCCCTTATTGCGAGCGAGTGACATTGAATGATCTTGTTCCTCATCAACAACGTTTTTTGCAGCTAGTAGCCATTTCAATCGACCAATTGCTGAAAAATGAAAGACCACGCTAA
- a CDS encoding ATP-binding protein: MKGYKRLPLKGQIMLFSGLIVLVSILILSAFVANSQATGAREHLAEKVRISASHIAHSEMAKAALVAGETNDELKAYVETVREENDLQYIVVMDNDRIRYTHPVAERIGQTFVGEDAADVFDGHRYTSEGEGTLGPSMRAFEPVWDEAGNQIGAVSVGISTEAIAAAVKDSQSMLIWSVFCSLLIGIVGASMLGQSIKKTLNGLEPAEIALAVEERNSMLEAVDQGILAINNDGEVLLANDAAKQFLRRTGYHGEFDGVPIDRIWPELKLQEALTATSAFSSEPIKKGDVETVATRVPMYVAEKCVGALATFNERSHLDDVMRRLAGAEVYAHSLRSETHEFMNKLHIIHAMVETESYEELTNYIEELSERYHKRTASAASQVEQLVEDVSIAHYLAQKIGWIEQMGVSVQVQSGTPWPSMNTALTDVWVTVIGNTFDNAWEAMQHKDEKKLTVTLKQAGGVLRYVIEDNGIGFSPTEQEASQRSTKGGDRGYGLANIREKLKPFHGTIDILSEKGEGTIVTIHIPYGEKGENSHD; encoded by the coding sequence ATGAAAGGGTATAAGCGCCTGCCGCTAAAAGGGCAGATTATGCTGTTTAGCGGTTTAATTGTACTCGTTTCGATTTTGATTCTGAGCGCATTTGTGGCCAATAGCCAAGCGACTGGCGCGCGAGAACATTTGGCGGAAAAAGTGCGCATTAGTGCAAGCCATATTGCCCATAGTGAGATGGCTAAGGCTGCTCTTGTGGCCGGAGAAACCAATGACGAGCTGAAAGCTTACGTAGAAACGGTTCGGGAAGAAAATGACCTCCAGTATATCGTCGTAATGGATAACGATCGTATCCGTTATACACATCCTGTAGCAGAACGAATCGGCCAAACATTTGTTGGCGAAGACGCCGCTGATGTATTTGACGGCCATCGCTACACATCAGAAGGGGAGGGGACGCTTGGGCCGTCAATGCGTGCTTTTGAACCTGTCTGGGACGAGGCAGGCAATCAAATTGGCGCCGTTTCTGTCGGCATTTCGACTGAGGCCATCGCCGCAGCGGTAAAGGATAGCCAATCGATGCTCATATGGAGCGTGTTTTGCAGTTTGCTCATTGGCATTGTCGGTGCTTCGATGTTAGGGCAAAGCATTAAAAAAACACTTAACGGGTTGGAGCCTGCGGAAATTGCTTTAGCTGTCGAGGAACGTAATTCAATGCTTGAAGCAGTTGATCAAGGCATTTTGGCGATCAACAACGATGGCGAAGTGCTCTTGGCCAATGATGCGGCGAAACAATTTTTGCGGCGTACTGGGTATCATGGAGAGTTTGATGGCGTGCCAATCGACCGTATTTGGCCTGAGCTTAAGCTACAAGAGGCGTTGACGGCGACAAGCGCATTCTCTAGTGAGCCGATTAAGAAAGGCGATGTGGAAACGGTGGCGACACGCGTGCCGATGTATGTAGCTGAAAAATGTGTTGGCGCCCTTGCGACTTTTAATGAGCGGAGCCACTTAGATGACGTAATGAGACGCCTTGCTGGCGCTGAAGTGTATGCCCATAGTTTGCGTAGCGAAACACATGAGTTTATGAATAAGCTCCATATCATCCATGCCATGGTAGAAACGGAGTCGTACGAAGAATTAACAAACTATATTGAAGAATTATCTGAACGGTACCATAAACGGACAGCAAGTGCAGCGAGCCAAGTAGAACAGCTAGTAGAGGATGTCAGCATTGCCCACTATTTAGCCCAAAAAATTGGCTGGATTGAACAAATGGGCGTGTCTGTGCAAGTGCAAAGCGGTACACCGTGGCCAAGCATGAATACCGCTCTAACAGACGTCTGGGTAACGGTCATTGGCAACACGTTTGACAATGCATGGGAAGCGATGCAACACAAAGATGAAAAAAAACTGACAGTGACGCTTAAACAAGCAGGTGGCGTGCTCCGCTATGTGATTGAAGACAATGGCATCGGTTTTTCACCGACTGAACAGGAGGCGTCACAGCGTTCTACGAAAGGTGGCGACCGTGGTTACGGTCTTGCGAATATTAGAGAAAAATTGAAGCCGTTTCATGGCACGATCGACATTTTGTCGGAAAAAGGAGAAGGTACGATTGTCACGATCCATATTCCTTATGGAGAAAAAGGAGAGAACAGCCATGATTAA